CCCAAAAAAACAAATTTCTTTACCGCAAAAAGGCGCTACGGAAATAGGAAATTCACATATCCTTCCTTGTGCGGTAGTTACCCAATAGGGCTTTTTCTGCGTTGTTTTATAACCACCATAGTCCCTTTTAATCGGAAAAACAGAGGAATCGGCACGAAAACCTGCCTCCGCTAAGGTCTCAAAAAACCAGGGTGTCGCTTCCGTGAAAGAAAAACTGGGACTTCTAAATGCTGTAACCTGCTCGGAACTGATGTCTTCCAGAATTTTTTTGGACTGCATCAAATCGGCTGCAAATTCTTCTCTGCTCATTTTATATATGAGCCGATGATACATCCCATGCGAGGCAATTTCATGCCCCCTTTTCTGCGCTTCTTTCACTAATTGCGGATACTTCTTCGCGATGTAACCCAAAAAGAAACAGGTTGCCTGCACTTGATAAGTATCCAGCAAAGCCAGCAACTTCATAAAACCGCTTTCTACAATGCTCGGTAAAGAATCCCATTCTGAAACCGGCGGCTCACCTCTTTCTTCGGTTACATTAAAATAGTCCTCCACATCAATGGTGAAGATGGACTTAGGGTATTCTCTCATAACTTTTTCTGCTGCATTCCTCTTAAAATTTATCATCTTTCCAATCAATGGTTATGATAATTTCTCTTCCAACTTATTGCGCTTAGCACACTTGTCTATTTTACAGAACAACTTTGCACTCATTGGCTGAACCTTACAATTTTGAATGTATCATAAATAATGTTAGATATCTGTTCCATGATTGTCACATCAGGTTCGTTATTCCTCGCCACCGTTAGGTACTTAGCAAATAAGCGATTAATATGTTGTTTCGTTGCATCGCTCATACCGAATATATCAGGCATAAGTGATTTGTTTATATCGTTCGGCTCAAGTTTACTTAGCCCGTTTCCATATTCCCGCTTGCATGACTCAAGCATAAATATTGAAACATCTGACAATAAGTATGCAATGAATAATGTCCTGTCTTTATCTATTAGTTTGTTTAAATAGACGCAGTGAAAAGTAGTTAGATTTCTGACAAGAGCATCATTTAAAACGAATCTTGGCTTTTGTCTATTAAAAACACCAATCCAGAGGTCTGAAGGTGGTCTATTCTCAAGAGAATACCACGGCGATCTTTTTGATGTTAAGTATTTTCTATTAACACCTAATGACAAACCCAGTTTAAGGTATGCATCTATGGATGAGTTTGCCTCTTGAGTAGCATCAAGAAGATATACTTTTTTATCTCGGCTTAGTAATTGCTTAAAATCTTCGCCCGTGAATACTTGTGATACTACATCTTGAGCTTTGCCAATGCAAGGAATTAAGCATGACTGCGGTATTCCATTCTCTACTGCTTTTGTTCTGTTAAAAGTGAAGTAATCATTATCTCCTGTAGCTATGCCTCGTTTTACGGTTGCAAATAGCATAAATGGTACTAATCTACTGGACACTGTTACTGCAGGGGGACGATAGTAAACTGACCATTTTGCACGGGGGTCAAGATCCTTATGTTGGAAACACAACATATTAGAACTGTAAGTGTTTGTGTCTATCTCTGTTTGGTATTCTTTAAGCTCATCTGGATCAGAAACACTTATCATTGCTACAGTGTCAGTATTTGTGTCATTTTGCAGTAGCAAGATAGTTGATGTCGTGAGTGTTTTTGCAAAAGCCATGCAATTAAAATCTACCACAAACACATACCGTAGGACCTTTGACTCAATAAGAAACTTTTTTACAATTGTTCCATAATCTGAATTTAAAAATTCTGTTGGTACTATGTAACTCGCTCTACCTCCTTCTGTCATCTGCATTATAGATTTAACTAAAAACATCGTATAGAGATTTGATGTCTTCCTGAAATGAACTCCAGAATGAAATTCAACTTCGTTAACAACATCTATATTTATGTAGTCATGGAATTTTAAATAGGGGGGGTTGCACACTATCCCATCATACTTTCTGTCCCAATCATTGAACATATAATCATCATTTATAAGCTGAACATTTGGGTATTGTGAAAATAATCCTTTTGCCCAATCATACATCAATTGGTCGATTTCGTATCCTATAATTGGCGTGCTTTTATACTCGTTATAACTTAATATTTGCCTTGAAAAGATACCTAAGCCAAATGCTGGTTCAAGTATTGTGGCAGGATTAATCCTTAGAATCCAGGATATCATAAATTCTGCAATATCTATAGGAGTAAAAAACTGGGCGTATTTTTTCCGATGTCCTTCTGATACAATCCCATTGTATGTCTCCTCAATTGTGAGGTTAGTATGAAGATCTGAATCTACCATTCATTTATTCCCAACACTGATTTTAGCCCATCTATGTCTAAATAGGCGTAACCATTTTCAAAAGTGACATAAAATAGTAGTTGTCCTCTTGTAAGCTCTTTTCTTACGCTCTTGTGAACTGGTTCATCTACTTTTTGTGCTATTACATGAGTAGATCTTGCCCTAATTTTTATAGTTTTCTTATTTTGATTCGCTACATCCCCCTCAATGAAGTATTTTACTCCTTCATTTTCAGAATCAGTTAGCAAGGTTAATATATCTATGAATGAAATAGCAAATACTTTATCAAAGAAGACCTGAAAGTAGTAATGAGGGACATTAAAATTCTGTATCCATTTGTTTACTACCGTGAGGTCTTCTACTTTAGGAGTAATACTTAAGTAAGATCTTTTCTTAACATCTTGAAGGTTTTTCTTTAACTTCTTGAATAGATTGTTGAGTTCAATTAACCTATCGGTTGATCCCCAACCTGGTACTTTAAATGAAATAGCATTAAGAGTTTCATTAGTTATACTTTCCAGGATAGTTATATATTTGGATCGACTCTTGTGTGATAAAAGGTCTAAATATTCCGATAGAATTAAATCTCTTACAGCTAAGGCCTCTCTTGCACACTCGGTAACTCTATTCTGCATATAAGTGTCGTATTTATCTATTAAGAAGGCGCTAGATCTGATTTCAATACCTGCTATAGCATGTTTAACATAGTTATGTATAACATGCTCTTCAAACCTACTAATATCTTTGCCAAATTGCTCATTATAATCTTCTTTTCTAAAGAGCAATAGGTCGGGTCTTTTACCAATAGTGTCGAGCTCGTTTTGAAATGTCTCGAAGAAATCTGAAAAACCAGCATCTCCAGCAATAATATCATCAGATTTACCATACTTAACGGCAATGAGAGTGTTAGAAGTTTCATTAATTGCATTGAATATAATCCTCTCAGCCCAATCTCCCTGTTCTTTGTTTGTAACAAAATTAGAGGCAGCTTGAGAGGGAGCTTTAGTTCTAACTCTCGGAACATTAAAGTCAATCAAAGAGTTTGGTATTCTTTCTATTATTGCTTTCACATCATCTACATATGACATTTATTTCTCCATTATTCTTCAAAGTAAAAATCTCATATCTCTTTCATCCACTTATTTTTAAGCATTCACTCAATACAAAACTCATAAAAGAAGTAGTGAATTCTGTCAATCTAAAAATTTGTATGAATTCCCATATTATACTTTGGCTGTTTAAAAATATAATATGAATTCCCATATAATACTTTGGTTGGTTAAAAATATAATATGAAATTCCATATTGTATTTTGGTTGCTCCTTTTTTATATGAGTAATCCTGTCCAATGCCCTACTCTTTAAAGATATCAATATAGCTACTAAATATGAAAATGCGGTTCCTGGAGTATCCAGTTGTCTCTTGCAGGATATTTATATCTACAAGGTTATTAACCAATTGACTGGCAGGAACATAATTGAGATGGAGGAGGTCTTCTACTTGTTTGATTGTAATGACAGGTGCCTGATACAAATGCATCAATAGCTTTCGGGCATTCTCCGCTCTCCTTCCAAGTTTCATTAGCTTGTTTTCTGTACTCCTTTGGAGCTTCAGGATATTCTCAAATGTTTCCTTTCCCTTTACTGATGTCTCTATAACTGCCTGTAAGAAGAACCGTACCCAGTGATTAATGTCATTGGAAGCTCTTACCCGGGTTAGAGCGTCATAATACTGTTCTCTATGCTTCTCAAAGAATTCTGAAAGATAGAGAGTGGGCTTCAGCAGAAGATTATTACTTACCAAATATAAGGTTATGAGCAGCCGACCGATTCGACCATTGCCATCCTGGAAAGGGTGAATGGTTTCAAACTGGTAATGTAGCAAAGCACATCTAATCAGATGCGGTACCAGAATATTATCATTATGTATAAACTTCTCCAAATCATCCAGCAAATCCTGCATGTCATCTACATAAGGTGGAATGTAAGCTGCATCAGCCAAAGATGATCCCCCAATCCAGTTTTGGCTGGTTCTAAACTGACCCGGGGTTTTATGTTTCCCGCGCACATTATTCATCAGAATCTCATGGGTGTTTCTTATTAAGCGCAAGGAAAGAGGTAAAGTTGCCAATTGTTCTATTGCCACATTCATTGCCTGAACATAGTTCCGAACTTCCTGCCAATCATCTCTTTTTTCTGGTCCAATGGCATCAGCTTCTTTTACTACATCCTCTATTTCTGTTTTTGTCCCTTCTATCCTACTGGAGGTATTGGCTTCTTTAAGAATGTGCATTCTAATGAACAAATCCACATTAGGGACGATTATGGAAAAAGCATTCAGTTCTCCCAATGCTTGAATAGCTTTCTCCAGCATAACATTTATCCTTGGATCATCCCAAGTCCACTCCTGGTTTATCTTATTTGGCAAGAAGCTCTTATACTGGAACTGGTTACGATATATCCCTGATTTGAAATCTTCTAATTTCATCATATTCCTCGTGGGTTTTCTATCAATGTCTTAGCTTTAATGTGGTATGCAATCTCTAACTCCTCGCAGAAATCTATAACTGTTTTGACTGCGTCGTTATAAAATCGTTGAAAACCTGGATAGGTTGACACCAACTTGTTGTAATGCAATCTCCCAAAGATAATCCTATCAGTGAAGGAAACTTTACTAATTAATGTTCTATGTTGTTTCCCAAATGCTGGTGTCCATTCCAATTCATTGTTTCTCAGGTTTTTTAAAAGCATCTAATATCCTTTGTTACTCACAAGCTATGTAAAGATAAACAACTGCTTGCACTGTTTTCATCTTATCAATCCAAGTCAAGTTCTTTTTCACAAATACTATGTTCATACTATAGTCAAAAATATCTTGACTAAATATCAGGGTTACCGGATAGTGTCTCTGATGAAAATATAGTATTCAGGAAGGATAAAAATTATGATCCAAAACCTTCAACTAATCAAAAATCAAGCCCAGCTGAAAGAGATGGGCAGCCCCTTAAAATATAATATTCTGAAAGAATTGATTAAGGCACCGGCTACTTGTCAACAGCTTGCCACTCTTTTTGCCTGCAGCAAGCAGAAAATGCACTATAATTTAACGCAAATGCTTTCTCAGGGTTTACTAAAACTTGAAGACGATGCCTATAACAATAACAAAGAGGTCTATTATAGAGCCACGGCACGCAGTTATGTTCTGGATTTGGCAATTGGATTGGAAACCAATGGAAAAATATTGGATAACCGCAATATAATCAACAGCATTCTGGAACAGGAATATCATATCAATTTGAATAATATCGCCGCCAAACTGATTGAGGAAGCTTTGAAACTGACGAAAGGAATGCATTTGCTAATTACTACGGGAAAATTCAATTTGCCTTTGGTGGAAAAATTATTGCTGGAGGCAGGGAAAAGAGGAATTTACACTTCCTTAATATATCAGGACTTGGAACAGCTACAGGCAAGAGCGGAGCAATATTCGTTAATTGCTTTTCAAGCGGACTATGAAAATTTTAACCAAAAACTGAAAGAAGCGGATGTTTATTTGAACCTTAACGGAGAATCCAGAACTATAGAGGTTACCGATGAGGAAAAATTACATATCCGAAACCGAATGCTGGAAAAAGGACGCAAGATTATTAAAGAAAAGAAAATCCGTTTGGCAATGATGCCTTCTCTTTTATATGATACTCTTTCCGAACAGGCAATTGAAAGTGAAGTTCAATTCTGGCATGCTTTGGATATTAATTATCAGCTGCTTAGCGATAAAACCATCGCTTTATGCCGGAAATTCGTGAACAAGAATTATGTAGAAATTGAAACCAAAGGCGATACTTTTCAGTTCGGGATCAATAATATCTGGGCTGAATGTGGTTCTTTTGGCAGATGTGAATTTCAGTCCCCTATTATTAACCTGCCCGGAGGTGAAATTCTAATTATTCCCAAGCCGGATACAATGCAGGGAAAAATAGTCGGTGACCGCGCTTATGTTTTGGGCGAGGAGATTTTGCATCCGGTAGTGGAAATCGTCAATAATGAAATAACCGTTTTTTCCGCAGCCAGCAATCAGCATCAATTAGCCAAGGCAATTGAAACCGGAGGAAAAGACGGTAGAAAGGTTGCTCTTATCTGTTTAGGAACTAATGATAACATCCGCGGCGGCAATATTGATAATGCTTTAAAGCATAAAAGCAGCGGATTTATGAGTGTTTATTGGGGAAGTAATAGAGATGTGGGTGGAGATATTGCCGGAAACAATGAATGGTTCATCCAAATTGAAAACCCCCAGCTTAACTTTATCTAAAAAAAGAGGTCTATAATGAAAAAATCATTTTTACTGTGTCTCCTCATTTTCTGTTCTGCCATAGCTTTCGGGCAATGGCATATAGATGAGGATTTTGAAGGTATTACTACTCTTCCTGCGGGCTGGATTACTTATGATGACGGTGATGGGATGACTTGGCGTAATTTGGAAAATGCCAGCCACGCTCATTCCGGAACCCGTTTTGCCTTTGCCGATAACTATTTTCCCAATCAAAATTGCGACTGGTTGATTACTCCTCAAATATCTATTGCCAGCGGTGATTCCCTTAAATTTTACACGCGTGCCTGGTATGACACTGAAAGTTTGCAGGTTTATGTTTCTACAACCGGCAATGCCATCAGCAATTTCAGCACTCAGATATTGAATTTACAGGGCTTGGGAACTGCTTTTCAATATGCAAGTTATAACCTTTCAGCTTTTGCGGGACAGAATATTTATATCGGTTTCAAATGGCAGTGCGTTACTTATGGAATTATTGTGGATGATGTGAAAATAGGTCAGCCCGTAATTGTAACTCCCGAATTAAATCTGCCTGAGAGTTTTAGTTTCTGGCAGGGTGAAACCATAACCGTAGATTTTACTCCCTGTATAGTAGCTACGGATATCAATAATATTCAGCTTACCTGGCAAACTCCAGAACATATAACTATTTCTGCCACAGGTTTAGCTGTAACTTTCAGTAGCGATAACTGGAATGGAACGGAAAATATTGCTTTTACTCTTACTGATAATATAACCGGGTTAACAGCTACAGACACTGTTCAGATTATCGTGCATCCCATTCCTACAGTGGATATGGCATTGCAAACAATATTATCTCCGCAAAACAATGAGTATGTGAACTCTGCTTTTTCTCCTGTAGTAGTAGTAAAGAATAATGGTCAAATATTGTGGGAAGACCAGCTGGAGGTCTGTTTCAAAGTATATAACAGCCAGAATGTTCTTGTAGATAGTGTGGCTTCCTATTTTAATCCTGTTTTGGAACCTGAGGCAACTTATGAAGCTGTCTTTCCTTCTTTCAGCATTGCTAACGAAGGGGTTTATACCGGAACTTTTCAAATTAACCTCAGCGATAACAACCCCACCAATGATACCATCAGCCAAATCTTCAATGTTATTTTAAGAGTAAATACAGGCGGTCCTGATGCTTTTGGCTATCGCTATCTGGATAGCACAGCAGAAAACGGTCCTGTTTTCAACTGGATTGATATCAGTTCCACCGGCGCTTCTACAATTATGTATGGAGTGAATGCTTTTAACGGAGATGATAACTTTTCCGAACCCATTCCTTTTGGTTTTAGTTTCCCCTTCTACGGTTTGAACTATACCACCGCTTATGTAGATATCAATGGAGAAATTCTGTTGGCGGAAAACAATTGGTATTCAGAATATCCTGATAGCGGATGGGGCAATGACGGAAATATGTTTAACTATATGTATCCCATTCCCGGCTATACCCAAATGCCAGGTTTGATAGCTGTTTTCTGGGATGACCTGCATTGTGATCAAGGCAGTGGAGATATCTATTTTCAAAGCTTTGGAGAAGAACCCAATCGCTATTGTGTAATTCAATGGCATAATGTGAGGTTTCATGCCGGAACCGGAGTTTCCACTCTTCTGGATTTTGAGGTTATCCTGCACGAAAACGGGGAAATAGTGATGCAATATAATTCTACGGCTACAGGACAAACCGGAGCTAATGTTCCTCACGATAATGGCAAAAGCGCTACCGTTGCTTTACAAAGCGCTGATGCCACAATGGGCATCTGTTATTTACGGGAAATTGTGCAAGATAATACTTATCTCGGAGTTGAGCCAGCAGGAAATTTACTCTTTGATGGTTTAGCCCTGCATTTTTACAGTGGAGAAGATACACAAGCACCTGTCATTACCCATACTGCTCCTGGAAATACTTTCAATCCGTCACCTGTTTTAAAGGCAAAGTTCTTAGACCTTTCTGAACTTGCCAATGTAACTCTGGATTACAATTTCGGCGAGGGCTGGAATACTTTGGAAGGGGTGACAACCGGCAATGGCAACTATGATTTTGCCCTACCGCTAATCCCTGCGGGACATACTCTTAGCTACTATTTTGCAGCTGCAGACATTCACAACAATAGCTCATCTTTACCTGCAGAAGCTCCAACTGAAGTTTTTCAGTTCAAAATCTTACCTTCGCAAAATACAACGGTCTTGCTTGCCTATAGCGGAAAGCAGGATTATCAAAATACAGAGCTGCCGGTCTATATAGAACGCCTCAATAATGCCAATATTACTTACGACATTTATAACTGGGAAGAATATGCCGAATATACAATTCCAGATGTCTATTCTACCATTTTCGCCTATGCCAACACTGGAACTGCAAGTCCTGCTACTTTATATTTATCCCAGAAATTGGTGGACTTTTTAAATTCAGGAACACCGGACAACCGCAAAAATCTGTTTTTCTCCTCCGATGGCTATGCTTTCAGTCAAGCCGGAACACCTAATTTCCATCCTATGAATCTGTTATTGAATGGCTATTTAAGAACTCAATCCATAGCAACCGGTTCAGGAGGCGGAACTAACGGTTTGGCAGGTCCGGATGTTTACAGCTATCAGGAAGGCACAATTATGTGCACAAATTCTTCCCCCGTGGGAACTATCAGCACAGAATACAGCGTTTATGCCAATAGCCCCGATTGCATTTTTGCTTATGACAGTGTTCCCGATTGGTATGCAGATACGGTCTCCTATCCTGAAATCGGAGCAGTGAATGCTTTTATATTTGAAGACGGACCCGTAGGAGGTCATGCTTATTTGTATCATGGGGTTTGCGCAACCGCAGTAGAAACTCCGGCTTACCGGACTTTTTACTTTACCTTTGATTTATCGCAACTGAATAATTCCGCTCAAAGTTCAGCTCTCTTCAGTGATTTAATAAATTGGTTCGGCATTACTCCCAATGCCGTTACCGACAACGAAATGCCAATTATCCAAAGCAAACTTATGCCAAATTACCCTAATCCGTTTAATCCTAAAACTACAATAGCTTTCACTCTGGCAAAAGCAGGTAAAGTAGATATCAATATCTATAACCTGAAAGGGCAGAAAGTTAAAACCCTGTTCTCCGATAATCTGCTTCCCGGAAAGCATTGTCTTGTTTGGGACGGCAAAGACGATAAAGGCAGCGGCTTAGGTAGCGGAATTTATTTCGTAAAAATGCAAACCGGGAAAACTACTGACACCCGCAAAATCACAATGCTCAAATAAGGAATAACCAATGCGTAAATATCTGATTCTAACAATGCTGCTGTTTTCTCTGTCCCTGTTAACAGCAGGGGACTACATTATTGGTTCGGGAACAGGTAATCAAAATAATGTTCCTTTTAATGGTTATTATAACTTCAGCTGGAGCAGGTTCTTTTTTACTGCTGACGAATTACTTGCCTCTGGAATTGTAGATACCGTAACTATAAACAAAATCGGCTTTCAGTTGGTATCAAACACTTTTAATAATTATATAACTAACGACCAACGAATATATATTCATGAGTTCTATGACGAAAATTATCCTTCCAGCCCACAATATATGAATCCTTCAAATTATCCGATTGCCTATCAGGGAACTATTTCCTGGACAAGTCCTGGCTGGGTTTTTATTCAGCTGACGACTCCATATATATATACCTATAATGGCAATAGTTCTTATCCTAATGGAATTGAAATTCTCTGGGAAAATAGAGACGGTTCCTCTCAAAGCCCCTACCCGAGATTTGCTTATACCCAAGCAAGTGAAAATAGAGCTGCTTACAGATATAACAATAGTTCGTTTCCTACTGATTCCGGAACCAGAACAAATAAGAGACCTAATGTCTGGTTTATTTCTCCTGCTACTACAGTTCCTAATCCAGCGGTTAATCCTATTCCTGCCAATGGGGCAACCGGCGTGGAGATAACCACAAACTTGAAATGGAATAGCGGAGGAGGTGATCCTGATGATTACCTTGTCTCTTTGTATAGAACTGATCCCTTAACATATATAGTAAATAATCAAGTAACTACTTCCACCACCTATACTCTGCCGACTCTTTTGGATTATAGCACTACTTACTATTGGAGAATTATCCCCCGTAATAGTTTTGGCAACGCAATTGCCTGTCCTGCCTGGAGTTTTACTACTATACCGGATCCTTCTATTATGAATTACCCCTGGACGGAGAATTTTGATGGAAGCGAATTTCCTCCAACTGATGATTGGCTACGAAAAGGAGGTGATCTGGTTGACCCTATTCAATTGGGGGGTAGCTCATTATGGGAACAAGATGACTGGCTGAATATTTCTGGAACCGATAAAGCTGCCAGCATCAATATCTGGGGTAATGTAAACGGCTGGCTTATCACTCCGCAATTTCTGTTTACTGAAGATAGTGATTATCTCTATTTTGATTTGGCATTTCTTAAATACAATCAACCACCGACGGGAACTCCTCCTGCTTTAACTGGCATTGATGATCGCTTCGCCGTTTTAATTTCCGATGGCTATACCTGGAGCACAGCCAATATTATGCGGGAATGGAATAATAGCGGTTCGCCTTATGTCCTGAATGATATTAGCCCTTGGGGAGAAAGGATTTGCATTCCCTTAAACGGTTTAACCGGACATAAAAGAATTGCCTTTTTTGCCGGCTCTACAACTGCCAATGCCGATAACGATTTTATGATCAATAACCTTTATGTGGGTCCCTTAATTCCTGATCCACCGCAAGTGCAAATTACCCAAATTGGAGATGACCTCTGCCTTCTCAGCTGGAATGAATGTTCAGGGGCTACAGGTTATGATATCTATGCTGCCGATTCCCCTGAAGGTTCCTGGGAACTAATAGCTTCCACTGCTGAAACGCAATTTGAGTTATCAGCCCAGGAATCTAAACAATTCTATCGGGTGAAAGCAATCGCAAGATAGGGAAAACGATGTTCCAATCGTCTCTCTTAATGTAAAATGAGTGTTGGCGGAGTTTGCTGAGCTCCGTCTTTTTTTTCTTCCGGAAAAACGACATCTCGTTGTTTCATAGTTGACCAGGAGGTCAGCATTACGGAAAAACGACATCTTGTCGTTTCATAGTTGACCAGGAGGTCAACTTTCCGGGGTTGTGTAGTTGACCAAGAGGTCAGCATTACGGAAAAACGACATCTTGTCGTTTCATAGTTGACCAGGAGGTCAACTTTCCGGTTTGTGTAGTTGACCAGGAGGTCAGCATTACGGGGTTGTTAGTTGACCAGGAGGTCAACTTTCCGGTTTGTGTAGTTGACCAGGAGGTCAACTTTCCGGAAAAACGACATCCTTGTCGTTTAATATGGTTGACCAGGAGGTCAACTTTCCGGTTTGTGTATTGACCAGGAGGTCAACTTTCCGGGTTGATGGTTGACCAGGAGGTCAACTTTCCGGGTTGATGGTTGACCAGGAGGTCAACTTTCCGNNNNNNNNNNNNNNNNNNNNNNNNNNNNNNNNNNNNNNNNNNNNNNNNNNNNNNNNNNNNNNNNNNNNNNNNNNNNNNNNNNNNNNNNNNNNNNNNNNNNGAAAAACGACATCTTGTCGTTTAATATGGTTGACCGGGAGGTCAACATTACGGGGTTGTTAGTTGACCAGGAAGTCAACTTTCCGGGTTTGTTAGTTGACCGGGAGGTCAACCATCCGTCTAAAAACGGTGAAAGTTAAGTTGACAATTTGGCTTCAAATAAAAATCCTGTTCAAAGAAGAATAGTATTAAACGGATTATTAGCACGATGATTGTCTTAAAGAATGTAACCTGCGGATATCAGGATTTTCCTGTTTTGCAAGATATTTCCCTGCAAATTGAAAGCGGAGAATTTTGTGCTCTATTAGGCCCCAACGGAGCCGGGAAATCTACTTTACTTTATACCATTATGGGTTATTTAAAACCGTCTAAAGGTTTTATCTCCATATTCGGCAAGGAAATAGCAAGTGTAAAACACTCCTGGTTGGCAAAACAGCTGGCTTTTGTACCTCAAGAAACCAGGTCTGAATTTGACCATACAGTTCAGGAAACGGTTTTAATGGGTCGTTATCCTTATCTGGGGTTGCTGCAGTCCTATAGTTCAGAGGATTTTGAGGTAGTTGATTCCGTTTTGGAAGAGCTGAAACTGCTGGAGCTGAAGCACCGCTGGCTTTCCGAAATAAGTGGAGGTGAAAAACAGAGGGTATTAATTGCCAGAGCTTTAGTTCAGCAGACACCGTTCATTTTGCTGGACGAAAGTTTGTCCCAATTGGATATCAATTATCAGATAGAAATAATGAAACTGCTAAAAGCCATTCACAGCAAAGAAACTAAAACGGTTTTGATAGTTTCGCATAACTTAAACCTGGCAGCCAACTATGCCGAAAGGTTAATTTTTTTGAAAGAGGGTAAAGTTCTGGCTTCCGGAACACCGGAACTTTTGATGCAAAAAGAGACCCTGAAAGAGTTGTTTGCCATAGAACTGGATATTATGCAAAATCCGCATACCCGACGCCCTAATATAATTTATCCCTGAGGTCTTGTCTTATGCAGTTCAGCCGTTTTTTTACCGTTTTCGTTTTCCTGTTTGCTTTTTTGGCAATGCTAAACGGAATAAAGGTAACCGGTATTGTTACGGATGAAGAAAATAAGCCCCTGGAAACGGTTCGCTTGGTTAGCGGGAAAAAAACAACCCTGAGTAAACAGAACGGCAGTTTTACCCTTGAAGTTACCGACTCTTTACAGGTAAACCGTCTGGGCTATAAAAAGCGAACACTGTCCTTGCAGGAAGTA
The sequence above is a segment of the Candidatus Cloacimonas sp. genome. Coding sequences within it:
- a CDS encoding choice-of-anchor J domain-containing protein; translated protein: MKKSFLLCLLIFCSAIAFGQWHIDEDFEGITTLPAGWITYDDGDGMTWRNLENASHAHSGTRFAFADNYFPNQNCDWLITPQISIASGDSLKFYTRAWYDTESLQVYVSTTGNAISNFSTQILNLQGLGTAFQYASYNLSAFAGQNIYIGFKWQCVTYGIIVDDVKIGQPVIVTPELNLPESFSFWQGETITVDFTPCIVATDINNIQLTWQTPEHITISATGLAVTFSSDNWNGTENIAFTLTDNITGLTATDTVQIIVHPIPTVDMALQTILSPQNNEYVNSAFSPVVVVKNNGQILWEDQLEVCFKVYNSQNVLVDSVASYFNPVLEPEATYEAVFPSFSIANEGVYTGTFQINLSDNNPTNDTISQIFNVILRVNTGGPDAFGYRYLDSTAENGPVFNWIDISSTGASTIMYGVNAFNGDDNFSEPIPFGFSFPFYGLNYTTAYVDINGEILLAENNWYSEYPDSGWGNDGNMFNYMYPIPGYTQMPGLIAVFWDDLHCDQGSGDIYFQSFGEEPNRYCVIQWHNVRFHAGTGVSTLLDFEVILHENGEIVMQYNSTATGQTGANVPHDNGKSATVALQSADATMGICYLREIVQDNTYLGVEPAGNLLFDGLALHFYSGEDTQAPVITHTAPGNTFNPSPVLKAKFLDLSELANVTLDYNFGEGWNTLEGVTTGNGNYDFALPLIPAGHTLSYYFAAADIHNNSSSLPAEAPTEVFQFKILPSQNTTVLLAYSGKQDYQNTELPVYIERLNNANITYDIYNWEEYAEYTIPDVYSTIFAYANTGTASPATLYLSQKLVDFLNSGTPDNRKNLFFSSDGYAFSQAGTPNFHPMNLLLNGYLRTQSIATGSGGGTNGLAGPDVYSYQEGTIMCTNSSPVGTISTEYSVYANSPDCIFAYDSVPDWYADTVSYPEIGAVNAFIFEDGPVGGHAYLYHGVCATAVETPAYRTFYFTFDLSQLNNSAQSSALFSDLINWFGITPNAVTDNEMPIIQSKLMPNYPNPFNPKTTIAFTLAKAGKVDINIYNLKGQKVKTLFSDNLLPGKHCLVWDGKDDKGSGLGSGIYFVKMQTGKTTDTRKITMLK
- a CDS encoding ABC transporter ATP-binding protein; the encoded protein is MIVLKNVTCGYQDFPVLQDISLQIESGEFCALLGPNGAGKSTLLYTIMGYLKPSKGFISIFGKEIASVKHSWLAKQLAFVPQETRSEFDHTVQETVLMGRYPYLGLLQSYSSEDFEVVDSVLEELKLLELKHRWLSEISGGEKQRVLIARALVQQTPFILLDESLSQLDINYQIEIMKLLKAIHSKETKTVLIVSHNLNLAANYAERLIFLKEGKVLASGTPELLMQKETLKELFAIELDIMQNPHTRRPNIIYP